One region of Culex pipiens pallens isolate TS chromosome 2, TS_CPP_V2, whole genome shotgun sequence genomic DNA includes:
- the LOC120416855 gene encoding proteasome subunit beta type-7, whose amino-acid sequence MTLTTDVARDLEAPGFSFENCRRNAQLVKQGFVAPKMIKTGTTIVGIIYKDGVILGADTRATEGPIVADKNCEKIHYLAKNMYCCGAGTAADTEMTTNMIASNLELHRLNTGRTVPVVVANTMLKQFLFRYQGHISAALVLGGVDSTGSYIYCIYPHGSTDKLPYATMGSGSLAAMSVFESRWKPDMEEEEGKKLVRDAIAAGVFNDLGSGSNIDLCVIRKDGAQYLRTFEEANKKGTRSLNYEYKPGTTAVLGSKSFKIDVTAECVRTLIPEGGVESMDTA is encoded by the exons ATGACCCTGACCACGGATGTCGCCCGCGATCTGGAAGCGCCCGGCTTCAGCTTCGAAAACTGCCGCAG GAATGCCCAACTGGTGAAGCAGGGCTTTGTGGCACCCAAGATGATCAAGACCGGAACCACCATTGTGGGGATCATCTACAAGGATGGTGTGATTCTGGGTGCGGACACCCGTGCCACGGAGGGACCGATTGTGGCGGACAAGAACTGCGAGAAGATTCATTACCTGGCGAAGAACATGTACTGCTGCGGTGCGGGAACGGCCGCGGACACCGAGATGACCACGAACATGATTGCGTCGAATTTGGAGCTGCACCGGTTGAACACCGGGCGTACGGTTCCGGTGGTGGTTGCCAATACGATGCTGAAGCAGTTCCTGTTCCGTTACCAGGGCCACATCAGTGCCGCACTGGTTCTCGGCGGAGTGGACAGCACCGGGTCGTACATTTACTGCATCTATCCGCACGGTTCGACGGACAAGCTGCCGTACGCGACGATGGGTTCGGGAAGTTTGGCCGCTATGTCGGTGTTTGAGTCGCGCTGGAAGCCGGACATGGAAGAGGAGGAGGGCAAGAAGCTGGTTCGGGATGCGATCGCCGCCGGTGTGTTCAACGATTTGGGATCGGGGTCGAACATTGATCTGTGCGTGATTCGCAAGGACGGCGCCCAATATCTGCGGACGTTCGAGGAGGCCAACAAGAAGGGAACGCGGTCGCTGAACTACGAGTACAAGCCCGGAACGACGGCCGTGCTGGGAAGCAAGAGCTTCAAGATCGACGTTACGGCCGAGTGCGTGCGCACGTTGATTCCGGAGGGTGGCGTCGAGAGTATGGATACGGCTTAG